A stretch of the Clostridiales bacterium genome encodes the following:
- a CDS encoding sugar ABC transporter permease, translated as MKKKNHLLKNLLLSLLIPCAVLAVLKIIALAKGVQLFANADSWKLFFRAVANVTLTTFALSINLDSGRFDFSLGAVSMLSATVAGTLAQQWNMGPWPTLAVAILVAALLGLIHGGVYVITRIPPIIVSLGMALFYEGCAFAFTGGKGVSLVTRTDIIGFSTIFNYILVTAVIVALVVLLFDYTCFGAHYRALAGGQKIAVETGIREVGNALGCYTVSGALMGVVGFISLANTGSQQMALNFGSIGIMFTAFLPMFIGGWIGRYINKRVGIMLGAVSMALISLAYARFDTASSVQSIVSALLLVLFLIYLNNEFAILSRFRKKQEAGA; from the coding sequence ATGAAGAAGAAGAACCACCTGCTGAAAAACCTGCTGCTGAGCCTGCTGATTCCGTGCGCTGTGCTGGCGGTGCTGAAAATCATCGCGCTGGCCAAGGGCGTGCAGCTGTTTGCCAACGCGGACAGCTGGAAGCTGTTCTTCCGGGCGGTGGCCAATGTGACACTGACCACCTTCGCCCTTTCCATCAACCTGGATTCGGGCCGCTTCGATTTCTCCCTGGGCGCGGTGTCCATGCTTTCCGCCACGGTGGCGGGGACCCTCGCCCAGCAGTGGAATATGGGCCCCTGGCCCACACTGGCCGTCGCGATCCTGGTGGCGGCGCTCCTGGGGCTGATCCACGGCGGCGTATATGTGATTACCCGGATTCCGCCCATCATTGTGTCCCTGGGTATGGCCCTGTTCTATGAAGGCTGCGCGTTTGCCTTCACCGGCGGGAAAGGCGTTTCCCTGGTGACCCGGACGGACATCATCGGTTTTTCCACGATTTTCAACTATATCCTGGTAACCGCGGTGATTGTGGCGCTGGTGGTGCTGCTGTTTGACTATACCTGTTTCGGAGCGCATTACCGGGCGCTGGCCGGCGGCCAGAAGATCGCGGTGGAAACGGGAATCCGCGAGGTGGGCAATGCCCTTGGATGCTATACGGTGAGCGGCGCCCTGATGGGCGTGGTGGGTTTTATCAGCCTGGCCAACACCGGCAGCCAGCAGATGGCCCTGAACTTCGGTTCCATCGGCATCATGTTCACGGCTTTCCTGCCCATGTTCATCGGCGGATGGATCGGCCGCTACATCAACAAGCGGGTGGGAATTATGCTGGGCGCTGTTTCCATGGCACTGATCTCCCTGGCATATGCCCGGTTTGACACCGCTTCCTCGGTGCAGAGCATTGTCTCCGCCCTGCTGCTGGTGCTGTTCCTGATCTACCTGAACAATGAGTTTGCCATTCTATCCAGATTCCGCAAAAAGCAGGAGGCCGGCGCATGA
- a CDS encoding glycoside hydrolase family 3 protein codes for MSIDLKAKPFCLDDAQIRWVEETLSSMTEDEKIGQLFLPIAYSSDENYLRYEMLRFHVGGLLFKTSPSGEVRSALRFMQDNSRIPLLCAANLEFGSTGFLEDGTMFGQQMAVGAAGKTEHAYRLGYVSCREAAAAGCNFAFAPVSDLDLNWRNPIINVRSYGRDPERVLEMCRAYKRGADENHVAVSVKHFPGDGVDEVDQHLLVSVNTMPIPEWEETYGKVYRGMIEDGAMSFMIGHIDHPEWRHRLNPSLPEGTVPATLSRELMTGLLREHLGFNGLIITDATPMVGYNCSMRHADAVPTTIAAGADMFLFNKSLPEDFEYMKDGIRRGLLTWERVDEAVTRILAMKAALGLNGSPMLPEEAMACIGCGQHHAWARELADDAVTLVKDTEGNLPLDPKKTPRLLLEVLGGCPSDGHIAAYMREKLEAEGFEVTLYQPEDFATYQFGVRPFTDRYDAVLYLGNVENASNKTTNRINWFTFWGHGNNVPWFVHEVPTVFASLANPYHLVDVPMIKTYINCYSNNDETLDALTEKMMGREPFRGTPPTDPFCGKEYLCY; via the coding sequence ATGAGCATTGACCTGAAAGCCAAACCGTTCTGCCTGGATGACGCACAGATCCGCTGGGTGGAGGAAACACTTTCCTCCATGACGGAGGATGAGAAAATCGGGCAGCTGTTCCTGCCCATCGCGTACTCTTCGGATGAAAACTACCTGAGATATGAAATGCTGCGCTTCCACGTGGGCGGCCTGCTGTTCAAAACCAGCCCGTCCGGCGAGGTGCGTTCCGCCCTGCGGTTTATGCAGGACAACAGCCGCATCCCCCTGCTGTGCGCGGCCAACCTGGAGTTCGGCTCCACCGGATTCCTGGAGGACGGCACGATGTTCGGCCAGCAGATGGCTGTCGGCGCCGCGGGGAAGACGGAACACGCATACCGGCTGGGATATGTTTCCTGCCGGGAGGCGGCGGCCGCAGGCTGCAATTTTGCCTTCGCACCGGTCAGCGACCTGGACCTGAACTGGCGCAACCCCATTATCAATGTGCGCTCCTACGGGCGGGACCCGGAACGGGTGCTGGAAATGTGCCGGGCGTACAAGCGCGGGGCGGATGAAAACCACGTGGCCGTTTCGGTAAAGCATTTCCCGGGCGACGGCGTGGACGAGGTGGACCAGCACCTGCTGGTGTCGGTGAACACCATGCCCATCCCCGAGTGGGAGGAAACCTACGGAAAGGTATACCGGGGAATGATCGAAGACGGGGCGATGAGCTTTATGATCGGCCACATCGACCACCCGGAATGGCGGCACAGGTTGAATCCCTCCCTGCCGGAGGGAACCGTGCCGGCCACGCTTTCCCGTGAACTGATGACCGGCCTGCTGCGGGAACACCTGGGCTTCAACGGACTGATCATTACCGATGCCACGCCCATGGTCGGCTACAACTGTTCGATGCGGCACGCGGATGCCGTTCCCACGACCATCGCCGCGGGCGCGGATATGTTCCTGTTCAACAAGAGCCTGCCGGAAGACTTTGAGTATATGAAGGACGGGATCCGCCGGGGCCTGCTCACATGGGAACGGGTGGATGAGGCGGTGACCCGGATCCTCGCCATGAAGGCGGCGCTGGGACTGAACGGGAGCCCCATGCTGCCGGAAGAAGCCATGGCCTGCATCGGGTGCGGACAGCATCATGCCTGGGCCAGGGAACTGGCGGATGATGCCGTTACGCTGGTGAAGGATACCGAGGGGAACCTGCCCCTGGATCCGAAGAAAACCCCGCGCCTGCTGCTGGAGGTGCTGGGCGGCTGCCCTTCCGACGGGCATATCGCGGCATACATGCGGGAGAAGCTGGAAGCGGAAGGCTTTGAGGTGACCCTGTACCAGCCGGAGGATTTCGCCACTTACCAGTTCGGCGTCCGGCCGTTCACGGACCGGTATGACGCGGTGCTGTACCTGGGCAATGTGGAAAACGCCAGCAATAAGACGACCAACCGCATCAACTGGTTTACTTTCTGGGGACACGGAAACAACGTCCCGTGGTTTGTCCATGAGGTGCCCACGGTGTTTGCCTCCCTGGCCAATCCATACCACCTGGTGGATGTTCCCATGATCAAGACATACATCAACTGCTACTCCAACAACGATGAAACCCTGGACGCGCTGACGGAGAAGATGATGGGGCGGGAACCCTTCCGGGGCACGCCGCCCACGGACCCGTTCTGCGGAAAAGAATACCTGTGTTACTGA